GTATATAGGTTAGCAACTCACCGTTGATTCAGGGATGCAGATACTTCAGCAGTTACTTGATCGCCACCTTGTTCCTTCCACTCCTGTACAAATGGATCGAATGATTCGATCGGCGCAGTCCCTAAAATAATTTTCAGAAATGTATCATGTTCCAGCTTGGACAGTTTGCTCCACAACCTCTCCACTGCTGGGGTACGTTTGTAGGTAAGGCTTCGAACTTTATGGATATTCGGATCAAAGAAGTTTCTTCCACCCACAAGCAGTGAATAACCACGCATAAAATTCTCGTTGTGCTGATCCCAGTACGAAATGCCAAGTTGATCATAAGGCTTTAGCTTGGTTTGTTTTATCGTCGAAACTGTATTTTCCAGCAGCTTATATTCGGACTTGTCCTTGAAATCGGCTGGGGTTTTGGTTCCGGCCAGAATATCCTGCACGGCTTTGGATTCATATCGAGCTTCATCTGCCGGGGCAAAGAAATTGCGGCTCAGCATAAAACTGGTACCATACTTGAACTCATCCCGAAGGTACAGATTGTTAATCTTAATGATCGCTTCGGGATGAGCATACCCTTTGCGAACCACCAGGAAAGAACTTGAGGGATGATCCACCTTCACACGAAATGCTCCATTTGCATCCAGTGGGAGCGCGTAAGCCTGCCAGTTCGCCTTGGGATCATTCAGCCAAGCGCTTGGGAGCGGCCAGTATCCTGCAAAGAAACCTTGAAAGAACATCCCAGCCTGTCCGCTAATGACGGTTTCCTCTGGTTCTTTTCGGATGCCCAGATCTGGATCAAGCAGACCTTTGGCATACATATCACGAAGTCTGACCAAAGCGTCCTTTGTCTCTGACAGAATCGAACCGTATACAGGTTTTCCATCTTTTTCGAGCCAATATCCGGGGAAAGCTCCATAAGCCGAGAAGATCGGCGTTAGATCAAAGGCAAAAGCGCTGTTGTTAAAATCGTTAAACAGACTTGTGCTTGAGGCAAGCCCGATCGTATCCCGTTTCCCGTTCCCATCCGGGTCCTGCTCCACAAAGGCCTTCGCTATTGCTTCCAATTCGTCCACCGTTTTCGGTGGTTTTAATCCAAGACGATCGAGCCAGTCCTGCCTGATCCAAAGCATACTGAAGTCCTCCGCCGTCACAGACGGAACAGCCATCATTTTCCCTTCAAAGGTCACTTGTTCCAGGGCCAATCCATGGGTGCTGTCGATGATTTTCTTCATCTCAGGTGAAGCGCTGCTTGCATATGCCTTGGTCAGATCTTCAATTTCTCCCGCTTTGACCATCTCATTCAACTGAACCTGATTAACAATCATTGCATCAGGCAAATCATTGCTGGCAATAGCCAGATCGATTTTCTGTCCAAAATTCTCCTTGGATACCTGCCACATGACCTCGACATCAATGTTAAGGTTTTGCTTAATCACCGTTTTCCACTTATTCTTTTCTACGGTCTCTCCTTCGGAGAGATCCGTACCTGTGGGGTCAACCACATATCCCAACCGGATGGAAACGGGATGTTCATATTTGCCAAATGGTTCGGTGGCGGCGGTGTCAGGTGTGCTGGTCGCTGGTCCAATTGCCGTTTTCCGAGAGT
Above is a window of Paenibacillus sp. E222 DNA encoding:
- a CDS encoding extracellular solute-binding protein; the protein is MIKKMAVCVVVVSLIAGIVFFSISYSRKTAIGPATSTPDTAATEPFGKYEHPVSIRLGYVVDPTGTDLSEGETVEKNKWKTVIKQNLNIDVEVMWQVSKENFGQKIDLAIASNDLPDAMIVNQVQLNEMVKAGEIEDLTKAYASSASPEMKKIIDSTHGLALEQVTFEGKMMAVPSVTAEDFSMLWIRQDWLDRLGLKPPKTVDELEAIAKAFVEQDPDGNGKRDTIGLASSTSLFNDFNNSAFAFDLTPIFSAYGAFPGYWLEKDGKPVYGSILSETKDALVRLRDMYAKGLLDPDLGIRKEPEETVISGQAGMFFQGFFAGYWPLPSAWLNDPKANWQAYALPLDANGAFRVKVDHPSSSFLVVRKGYAHPEAIIKINNLYLRDEFKYGTSFMLSRNFFAPADEARYESKAVQDILAGTKTPADFKDKSEYKLLENTVSTIKQTKLKPYDQLGISYWDQHNENFMRGYSLLVGGRNFFDPNIHKVRSLTYKRTPAVERLWSKLSKLEHDTFLKIILGTAPIESFDPFVQEWKEQGGDQVTAEVSASLNQR